One genomic region from uncultured Subdoligranulum sp. encodes:
- the dtd gene encoding D-aminoacyl-tRNA deacylase, translating to MRAVIQRVTEASVTVNGGPARCIGSGLVILLGVRETDDEAIVPKLAEKCAHLRIFEDEDGKLNRSAVELGYEALVVSNFTLYGNTAKGKRPSFSHAAKADLAVPCYERFLEEMGRQGLKAVQHGEFGADMQVRLLNDGPVTIVIDTDEWKK from the coding sequence ATGCGAGCAGTCATCCAGCGTGTGACCGAAGCATCGGTCACCGTCAACGGCGGTCCTGCGCGGTGCATCGGCTCGGGTCTTGTGATCCTGCTGGGCGTGCGGGAAACCGACGACGAGGCCATCGTCCCGAAACTGGCGGAAAAATGTGCGCATCTGCGTATCTTTGAAGATGAAGACGGCAAACTCAACCGCAGCGCGGTGGAGCTGGGCTATGAGGCGCTGGTGGTTTCCAACTTCACACTGTACGGGAACACGGCCAAGGGAAAACGGCCCAGCTTCAGCCATGCGGCCAAGGCAGATCTGGCCGTTCCGTGCTATGAGCGCTTTCTGGAGGAAATGGGCCGTCAGGGGCTGAAGGCTGTGCAGCACGGCGAGTTTGGCGCCGATATGCAGGTCCGTCTGCTCAACGACGGCCCGGTGACCATTGTCATCGATACCGACGAATGGAAAAAATAG
- a CDS encoding MBL fold metallo-hydrolase, translating to MKIQHIHGLAPLYTNTFLIITDAGHGILVDAAASPQTYLDVLQKEGAQLTHILLTHGHYDHVGAVAALRKATGCKVYLDPVDAAGSQMLPLTKDLVDENWPAGDTLQIDELTFKIYHTPGHTPGSVCLVCGQLMFSGDTLFAGSCGRTDLPGGSMQQMQRSLSMLAALPLSEETKVLPGHEAFSTMGQERRSNPYLNGMWF from the coding sequence ATGAAAATCCAACACATTCACGGGCTTGCCCCGCTGTATACCAATACCTTTCTGATCATCACGGATGCCGGGCACGGCATCCTGGTGGATGCGGCGGCATCTCCCCAGACCTATCTGGATGTACTGCAGAAGGAGGGCGCACAGCTTACCCACATTCTGCTCACCCACGGCCACTATGACCATGTGGGGGCGGTGGCGGCGCTGCGCAAGGCCACCGGCTGCAAGGTGTATCTGGACCCGGTGGATGCAGCGGGCAGCCAGATGCTTCCGCTGACCAAGGACCTGGTGGACGAAAACTGGCCCGCCGGCGATACACTGCAGATTGACGAACTGACGTTTAAAATTTACCACACGCCGGGGCATACCCCCGGCAGTGTCTGCCTGGTCTGCGGCCAGCTGATGTTCAGCGGCGATACGCTCTTTGCCGGTTCCTGCGGCCGCACCGACCTGCCGGGCGGCAGCATGCAGCAGATGCAGCGCAGCCTCTCCATGCTGGCCGCGCTGCCGCTGTCTGAGGAGACCAAGGTCCTGCCCGGCCATGAGGCGTTTTCCACCATGGGGCAGGAGCGCCGTTCCAACCCCTACCTGAACGGTATGTGGTTCTGA
- a CDS encoding bifunctional (p)ppGpp synthetase/guanosine-3',5'-bis(diphosphate) 3'-pyrophosphohydrolase, whose product MGNTEAMKEVKAAEESKTPITYDDLKKNMVDSGRPYDFEMVDRAYNLAAQAHAGQRRRSGEPYICHPLSVAQILVELGMDSESLAAALMHDVAEDTPVTVAEIKQKFGPEVALLVDGVTKLTQIKFSNVEDRQAENLRKMLLAMSQDVRVMIIKLCDRLHNMRTGDAWPEQKRRDKALETMEVYAPIAHRLGISNIKEELEDRSLHYLDPVGYETIRDLLNKHGDEFLHKVCHTIARHLAENGIPKATIRHRVKSIYGIYRKMYMQNKDFEEIYDIYAVRIILENVPECYTALGLIHDMYHPLPNRFKDYISTPKPNGYQSLHTTVIGREAIPFEVQIRTWDMDRMAEYGIAAHWKYKAGITGSSNDKLDERLAWVRQLLESQRSSADATDLLSDIKSDLLPEEVFAFTPRGDVINLPAGATVIDFAYAIHSAVGNRMVGAKVNNRIVSIDHKVQTGEIIEILTGPENRGPSRDWLNIVKTSEAKNKIRNWFKKERREENIEEGRNALDRELRRNMIVLSDEQRATFMENLARRNHCNTVDEMLAAIGYGGLQLSRMLSKIKEEYAKLKETEPKPITVEIKHVHSSDGVVVEGIDNCPIKFAKCCSPLPGDDIIGFVTRGFGVSIHKRDCANVRESMRHPENADRWVRAYWADDAKENYKASLELTCMDRANLVSDIALALSDMRVPIYSLMARAAEQGRARMSVTVGITNTEHLNSVVARLKKVKDVISVLRS is encoded by the coding sequence ATGGGGAACACCGAAGCAATGAAGGAAGTCAAAGCGGCCGAGGAAAGCAAGACGCCCATCACCTACGATGATCTGAAAAAGAACATGGTTGACAGCGGACGCCCCTATGATTTTGAAATGGTGGACCGCGCCTACAACCTGGCGGCCCAGGCCCACGCGGGGCAGCGGCGCCGCAGCGGTGAACCGTATATCTGCCATCCGCTTTCGGTGGCCCAGATTCTGGTGGAACTGGGTATGGACAGCGAGAGCCTTGCGGCGGCTCTGATGCATGATGTGGCCGAGGATACGCCGGTAACGGTGGCCGAGATCAAGCAGAAATTCGGCCCCGAAGTGGCGTTGCTGGTGGACGGCGTCACCAAGCTGACGCAGATCAAGTTCTCCAACGTGGAGGACCGCCAGGCGGAAAACCTGCGCAAGATGCTGCTGGCCATGAGCCAGGACGTGCGCGTTATGATCATCAAGCTGTGCGACCGTCTGCACAATATGCGCACGGGGGACGCCTGGCCCGAGCAGAAACGCCGGGACAAGGCGCTGGAAACCATGGAGGTCTATGCCCCCATTGCCCACCGTCTGGGCATTTCCAACATCAAGGAGGAGCTGGAGGACCGCAGCCTGCACTACCTGGACCCGGTGGGCTACGAGACCATCCGGGACCTTCTGAACAAGCACGGCGACGAATTCCTGCACAAGGTCTGCCATACCATCGCGCGGCATCTTGCGGAGAACGGCATCCCCAAGGCCACCATCCGCCACCGGGTCAAGAGCATCTACGGCATCTACCGCAAGATGTACATGCAGAACAAGGATTTTGAAGAAATCTACGATATCTACGCGGTGCGCATCATTCTGGAAAACGTGCCGGAGTGCTATACGGCGCTGGGCCTGATCCACGATATGTATCATCCGCTGCCCAACCGATTCAAGGACTATATTTCCACCCCCAAACCCAACGGGTACCAGAGCCTGCACACAACGGTCATCGGACGGGAAGCCATCCCCTTTGAGGTGCAGATCCGTACCTGGGACATGGACCGCATGGCGGAATACGGCATTGCCGCCCACTGGAAGTACAAGGCGGGCATCACCGGCAGCTCCAACGACAAGCTGGACGAGCGCCTGGCCTGGGTGCGCCAGCTGCTGGAAAGCCAGCGCTCCAGCGCCGACGCCACCGACCTGCTCAGCGACATCAAGAGCGACCTGCTGCCGGAGGAAGTCTTTGCCTTCACTCCCCGGGGCGACGTGATCAATCTGCCGGCGGGCGCCACCGTCATTGACTTTGCCTATGCCATTCATTCGGCGGTGGGCAACCGGATGGTGGGTGCCAAGGTGAACAACCGCATCGTCTCCATCGACCATAAGGTGCAGACCGGCGAGATCATCGAGATTCTCACCGGGCCGGAAAACCGCGGCCCCAGCCGTGACTGGCTCAACATCGTCAAGACCAGCGAGGCAAAGAACAAGATCCGTAACTGGTTCAAGAAGGAGCGGCGTGAGGAGAACATCGAGGAAGGCCGCAACGCCCTGGACCGGGAACTGCGGCGCAATATGATCGTGCTCTCCGACGAGCAGCGTGCCACCTTCATGGAGAATCTTGCCCGGCGCAACCACTGCAATACGGTGGACGAGATGCTGGCAGCCATCGGATACGGCGGCTTGCAGCTTTCCCGGATGCTCTCCAAAATCAAGGAAGAGTACGCCAAGCTCAAAGAGACCGAACCCAAGCCGATCACGGTGGAGATCAAGCATGTGCATTCCTCCGATGGTGTGGTGGTGGAGGGCATCGACAACTGCCCCATCAAGTTTGCCAAGTGCTGTTCTCCGCTGCCCGGGGATGACATCATCGGCTTTGTCACCCGCGGCTTCGGTGTCTCCATCCATAAGCGGGACTGTGCCAATGTGCGGGAGAGCATGCGCCATCCCGAGAATGCCGACCGCTGGGTCCGCGCCTACTGGGCCGACGACGCCAAGGAAAACTACAAGGCGTCGCTGGAACTCACCTGCATGGACCGCGCCAACCTGGTCTCCGACATTGCGCTGGCTCTGAGCGATATGCGGGTGCCGATCTACTCGCTGATGGCCCGCGCAGCGGAACAGGGCCGCGCCCGGATGAGCGTGACGGTAGGCATTACCAACACCGAACATCTGAACAGTGTGGTGGCACGGCTGAAGAAGGTCAAGGATGTCATCAGCGTGCTCCGCAGCTGA
- the hemZ gene encoding coproporphyrinogen dehydrogenase HemZ, with product MQIVLRGAAAGYEAEHTARIFFPGAEKAAEIPETGDFVLAASHEKTDFVLLRQGDSLCWRGALRPADADGEYALCTLLYGLLKQQTGQNPPWGMMTGVRPVRIIHDLRAMGATEAEIEDRFLGHFACTPEKFALARGIADLQRPVLENADPMDCSVYAGIPFCPTRCSYCSFVSRMVGDKATRALVQPYVDKLCEELTAIRRTADRCGLRIRTFYIGGGTPTSLSAAQLEQLMGHIARTFDLASLEEYTVEAGRPDCTDAEKLRIIKQYGATRISINPQTFSDEVLRNIGRRHTAQDILDCFAQARAAGHENINMDLIAGLPGDTVEGFTHSLKQAIALNPENITVHTLTLKRASNLVVEHRAAAYDDVAAMLAQGDLLWQAGYRPYYLYRQKGTLQNLENIGWAKPGKECLYNIYIMEEVHTILSAGAAGSTKLVIPGKRHGKIERIFNFKYPTEYIDRFDEVLARKRGVEEFYERYTTQTLCQL from the coding sequence ATGCAGATCGTTTTGCGCGGCGCGGCAGCCGGGTATGAGGCGGAACACACCGCCCGCATCTTTTTCCCCGGCGCAGAAAAGGCTGCCGAAATCCCCGAAACCGGGGATTTTGTGCTGGCCGCCAGCCATGAAAAAACTGATTTTGTACTGCTTCGTCAGGGCGACAGTCTTTGCTGGCGCGGCGCTCTGCGCCCGGCAGATGCCGATGGGGAGTATGCGCTGTGTACCCTTTTATATGGACTTTTGAAGCAGCAGACCGGCCAGAACCCGCCCTGGGGCATGATGACCGGTGTGCGGCCGGTGCGCATCATCCATGACCTGCGGGCCATGGGCGCCACGGAGGCGGAGATCGAGGATCGCTTCCTGGGCCATTTTGCCTGCACGCCGGAAAAGTTCGCCCTGGCCCGGGGAATCGCCGACCTGCAGCGCCCGGTGCTGGAGAATGCTGATCCCATGGACTGCAGTGTCTATGCGGGCATTCCGTTCTGCCCCACGCGGTGCAGTTATTGCAGTTTTGTCTCCCGCATGGTGGGAGACAAGGCCACCCGGGCACTGGTACAGCCCTATGTGGACAAACTCTGCGAGGAACTGACGGCCATCCGCCGGACCGCCGACCGCTGCGGTCTGCGCATCCGCACCTTTTATATCGGCGGCGGCACGCCCACCAGCCTTTCGGCTGCACAGCTGGAACAGCTGATGGGACATATTGCCCGCACGTTTGATCTGGCCTCGCTGGAGGAATACACGGTGGAGGCGGGACGCCCCGACTGCACTGATGCGGAAAAGCTGCGTATTATCAAGCAATATGGCGCCACCCGCATCTCCATCAATCCCCAGACCTTCTCGGATGAGGTGCTGCGCAACATCGGCCGCCGCCATACTGCCCAGGACATCCTGGACTGCTTCGCCCAGGCCCGGGCGGCGGGGCATGAGAACATCAACATGGACCTGATTGCCGGTCTGCCCGGTGATACGGTGGAGGGGTTCACGCATAGTCTGAAACAGGCCATTGCGCTGAACCCCGAAAACATCACCGTGCATACCCTGACCCTGAAGCGGGCCTCCAACCTGGTGGTGGAACACCGCGCGGCGGCCTATGACGATGTGGCGGCCATGCTGGCCCAGGGCGACCTGCTGTGGCAGGCCGGGTATCGCCCCTACTACCTCTACCGCCAGAAGGGCACACTGCAGAACCTGGAGAACATCGGCTGGGCCAAACCCGGCAAGGAATGCCTGTACAACATCTACATCATGGAAGAGGTCCATACCATTCTCTCGGCGGGGGCGGCCGGTTCCACCAAACTGGTCATTCCCGGCAAGCGACATGGAAAAATCGAGCGCATCTTCAACTTCAAATATCCCACGGAATACATCGACCGCTTTGACGAGGTGCTGGCCCGCAAGCGGGGCGTGGAGGAGTTCTATGAACGTTACACAACGCAAACGCTTTGTCAGCTGTGA